Genomic segment of Synechococcus sp. A18-25c:
TCGCCCGTTCGCCACGGATGAACACGATGCGCTGAGCCAGCAGCTTGGTTTCGAACACATCGCCGTGGGTGTCAAAGCGGCGCTGGGCAAATGCCGGATCGTTGAAGAAGTCCAGGGTTTCCTTCAACCCCGTCACGGCTCCTGTGCTCGGCAACGTTGCGGCGGTCATCAGTTGTGCTGGGCCTGGCTGCTGCAAGCTATCGACGGCTCAGCGTGTTCCGCTGCGACCGATCAGATAGGCGCTGAACGCCAGCATCAGCACCCCGGCGCAGTACTGCAGCAGTTCAGTGATGGATGTCACCTGGAAACTCACCATCACCTTGAAGGCAGTAACGATGAGGGCCACGATGATGACCTTGGTGAGCTTCTGTTTCAGCGCATCGAGTGAATCAATGTTGAGCAGATTGTGGCGGCCTTGTGAGTGATCCTGCTGGCGTGGATCGATGTCGGAGATCACCAGTTCGTAGATGCCATACCCGAAGATCAACAGGGCAATTCCGATCAGGTAGTAATCAATGCCACCCACCACCTTGCCAATCAGCAGTGTGCTGTTGGCACTGGTGAACCGTCCGCGCAGGATGCTGTTCAGCACGCTCAGTTCGGCATAGGTGCCGAACACAAAGCAGCTGACGCTGCCGAGCAGGCTCATGATCACCGGAATCA
This window contains:
- a CDS encoding YqhA family protein; this translates as MAKPPANRLERRFEALIWKFRLITLIPVIMSLLGSVSCFVFGTYAELSVLNSILRGRFTSANSTLLIGKVVGGIDYYLIGIALLIFGYGIYELVISDIDPRQQDHSQGRHNLLNIDSLDALKQKLTKVIIVALIVTAFKVMVSFQVTSITELLQYCAGVLMLAFSAYLIGRSGTR